From Aspergillus fumigatus Af293 chromosome 3, whole genome shotgun sequence, a single genomic window includes:
- a CDS encoding MFS transporter → MSCEKSICPLDLEKNLVVQVENPTSGCFVTDYVTSHVVDWDGPDDFARPVNWHKKRKWLNVTSVAFLTFLTPLASSMVAPAGGLVIETFNITSESLASFVVSIYLVGFAVGPLVLGPLSEIYGRLRIYQACNAVFIVWNVACAVAPNVGSLLAFRLFAGIAGSCPLTLGAGSIADLFVPEERGAAMSIYSMGPLMGPVVGPIAGGYLAEAAGWRWIFWVISMAGGAVFAFSLVFQTETYEPVLLQRRVDQLRKEAGDMTLRSKLAPNISARDNFIRSIVRPTKMLFLSPIVAIFSVYLGIVYGYLYLLFTTITPVYQTTYQFSQGAAGLTYLGIGVGSLIGLLIFGTISDKILIYLTKQNDGVREPEFRMPPLIPGSLFVPIGLFWYGWSAEKQLHWMMPIVGTGFVGFGMLASFLPIQTYLVDAFSEHAASVTASMTVVRSLIGAFLPLAGPAMYARLGLGWGNSMLGFIALTMLPLPVVFYYYGKKIRTYPAFQVTF, encoded by the exons TGTCCTCTGGACCTGGAAAAGAATCTGGTTGTGCAAGTCGAGAATCCAACATCAGGTTGCTTTGTAACAGACTATGTAACCTCGCATGTAGTCGATTGGGACGGGCCCGATGATTTTGCCAGGCCAGTCAACTGGCACAAGAAGCGGAAATGGCTCAATGTGACCAGCGTTGCATTCCTTACCTTCCTTACCCCGTTGGCTTCCTCAATGGTAGCACCCGCCGGGGGATTGGTAATCGAGAccttcaacatcaccagTGAGTCGCTGGCCAGTTTTGTTGTATCGATCTACCTCGTGGGGTTCGCTGTTGGGCCTCTGGTACTTGGACCCTTGTCCGAGATCTATGGTCGTCTTCGGATCTATCAAGCTTGTAATGCCGTCTTCATCGTTTGGAATGTAGCTTGTGCGGTTGCACCAAACGTTGGTTCCTTACTGGCCTTTCGTCTTTTCGCTGGAATAGCGGGAAGTTGTCCGCTGACACTGGGTGCTGGCTCAATTGCAGACCTATTTGTACCGGAAGAACGAGGTGCAGCCATGTCAATCTATTCAATGGGTCCGTTGATGGGGCCGGTGGTTGGTCCTATTGCTGGGGGATATCTGGCCGAAGCCGCCGGGTGGAGGTGGATTTTCTGGGTTATTTCCATGGCA GGCGGTGCGGTATTTGCATTCTCGCTCGTCTTTCAAACAGAAACCTACGAACCAGTCCTTCTACAGCGGCGCGTTGACCAGCTCCGAAAAGAGGCGGGCGACATGACCCTGCGTTCTAAACTCGCTCCGAACATTAGTGCCAGAGACAACTTCATCCGCTCAATTGTCCGACCAACAAAAAtgctttttctctctcccatTGTGGCGATCTTCTCTGTCTACCTCG GAATTGTCTACGGCTATCTCTACCTCCTCTTCACGACAATCACCCCCGTCTACCAAACCACCTACCAATTTTCCCAGGGTGCAGCCGGCCTGACTTATCTCGGGATCGGCGTCGGCTCCCTCATCGgtctcctcatcttcggTACCATCTCCGACAAAATCCTCATCTACCTGACGAAGCAAAACGACGGCGTACGCGAGCCTGAATTTCGCATGCCCCCGCTTATCCCAGGAAGCCTTTTTGTCCCGATCGGACTGTTCTGGTACGGCTGGTCTGCCGAGAAACAACTGCACTGGATGATGCCTATCGTAGGGACCGGATTCGTGGGATTCGGCATGCTAGCATCCTTCCTGCCTATACAGACATACCTGGTCGATGCATTCAGTGAGCATGCTGCGTCTGTGACGGCTTCGATGACGGTGGTTCGATCGTTGATAGGGGCGTTTTTGCCGCTGGCAGGGCCCGCCATGTACGCGAGGCTCGGGCTGGGATGGGGGAATTCGATGCTAGGGTTCATTGCATTGACGATGCTGCCGCTCCCTGTGGTGTTTTACTACTATGGGAAGAAGATTCGGACGTATCCTGCATTCCAGGTGACTTTCTAG